One window of Nocardia nova SH22a genomic DNA carries:
- a CDS encoding Uma2 family endonuclease has protein sequence MPPPEGYTADDLETLPDLPPHTELIDGSLVFVSPQMKFHMRVVNYLARTLEAQVPASHEVCREMTVTLGERQRPEPDVMIADAAADTGLGQTNYRPENVVLTVEVVSPDSEERDRKRKPLLYAEAGIPHFWRIENADGRAVAYVYELDPATKQYALTGIHHDRLRLEVPVALDLDLRRATER, from the coding sequence GTGCCGCCGCCCGAGGGGTATACGGCCGACGATTTGGAAACCCTGCCCGACCTCCCCCCGCACACCGAGCTGATCGACGGGAGCCTCGTCTTCGTGAGCCCGCAGATGAAGTTTCATATGCGTGTTGTCAACTACCTGGCTCGAACGCTGGAGGCACAGGTGCCTGCGTCGCACGAGGTATGCCGCGAAATGACGGTGACATTGGGTGAGCGTCAACGTCCTGAACCCGACGTCATGATCGCCGACGCCGCAGCTGATACCGGACTCGGACAAACCAACTATCGCCCCGAGAACGTCGTCCTCACCGTCGAGGTGGTCTCGCCCGATTCCGAGGAGCGCGACCGCAAACGCAAGCCCCTGCTGTACGCGGAGGCCGGTATCCCTCATTTCTGGCGTATCGAGAATGCCGACGGTCGCGCCGTCGCGTATGTCTACGAACTCGACCCTGCGACCAAGCAGTACGCACTTACCGGTATCCATCACGACCGGCTGCGGCTCGAGGTCCCGGTCGCTCTCGATCTCGATCTGCGCCGGGCGACCGAGCGGTGA